The following nucleotide sequence is from Bacteroidota bacterium.
CCGTAATGGTTCATTCCATCATTATCAATGAAACGAATGCCTAAATAATGATCAATCACATCGGGTAAAAAATAATCATACCAAAAACAATCTATACATGGAGCAATAACCCCATCTGAATCAAATGTTCTTAATGCAAGTGCCTGTTGATAAAAAGTTTGCCACTCGAGCGATGGATCAATTAAACTATTTATGTTTATTGCATACGGATAATATCTAGTGAATTCGCTCGAACCAATATTAAATTGATTAGAAATACCTGCGATGGCATTTTCAAAGATATATGGACCTACTATTATATCTTGTCGCAGCCGATAGGAAAGAAAAATATAATCATAAAAAGTAAAGGAAGAATTTAAAAATACAAAATCAATTGTTCCGTTTGCATCAATGTCTAAACCACCACCTTCTAACTTTTCATCATAAATGATATCCGGATCAATATCAGTATAAATAACCTGAGCCTCAGTTTTATGAATACTAAGAAAACTCGCTGCAAATGTGGCATATGCACTCAATTTAAATGAAAATACATTAG
It contains:
- a CDS encoding T9SS type A sorting domain-containing protein, whose product is MKKDRANVFSFKLSAYATFAASFLSIHKTEAQVIYTDIDPDIIYDEKLEGGGLDIDANGTIDFVFLNSSFTFYDYIFLSYRLRQDIIVGPYIFENAIAGISNQFNIGSSEFTRYYPYAININSLIDPSLEWQTFYQQALALRTFDSDGVIAPCIDCFWYDYFLPDVIDHYLGIRFIDNDGMNHYGWIRCDVLDEGRTLVIKDYAYETQPEHAILAGDTAHFVSLEEKANNFNANIYSFNNSIFVKLNELTNLIEINIFELLGKKIYTGNIVKQFTEIKLMEAQGAYIVELISSEGRYSKKIIIN